The genomic region ATAAACATAGAAGTAACACTCAGTAAAGATTCAAGtcatcagaatattttgtaacttaCTAAACAACATTATACAACACAAAAGATGGTGTTACTCGTATCTTTTCTGCTCTCACAAAAAACTTTCTTGATTCATATTCATTATTTCTATCTCCACTAATTTTTGCTTGCAACTAGCCTTGACACTTCCACATTAACACATGTTAACATGAGATGTCTCTCCTGTAAGTGATTATGCATCTACTTTCTACTAATAGGAGTGTGACAGTGGCTCTCTTGTAACTAACACAGTCTCTAATTTTACAGGTGTTAACCACTATTGATTGACAGTTTTATTCAATAGTTGTGTCTTCTCTctgttttgaaactgttttaattttttacttagttaatttgttgtttatcCTTTTCCTTCTTTTTGTGGAGagttacaatttattatatttatcttcaTTTCATCCAGGTGTGTTCTATTCTGTCCTTATCTCAGGTGTGTTCTGTTCTGGCCTTATCTTAGGTGTGTTCTATTATAGACATGGCTTCTCTGATGTTAGGAGCTCTCAGTCAAGAGTTTGTGTACCTTCCACATTATTGTGTGACTTTCACATGGCACATTTTTTGCAGTGAAAATTGAATTTTCACCAGCTACTTGCACaacttatgttaatattaaagCAGTTTTTTTAGTGGAGTTATTGTTTAGTTTAGTGAGGAAATTTACCATATATGAATTCTAAACAAATATACCAGTGATACTTATGTTTTACTTGTTGTATTTGTATTGACAGGTTAGTTATTATTCATCTTCCTGTTTTTTTAGAACACAGTTGTCAAAACTGAACCAAGTGATGATTCAACAAAGGATAATATTATTTCCAAGTTCAGTGAGAGTGATGATGAAACTGTTGATTGTTCACAACATGATGTTATGAGTTTGAAAAGTGAACCAAAAGAGGAGTTTCAACAAATTAACTCTGAATTAGAAGGTTTATCAGGTGAGTGTAACATTCAATAACCATATTCATTAACCAATACTAGCTGGGGTACCTGTACCCTGGATGGAAGTTTTGTAAATTCACAATTGCACATCATGTGATAAAAAGTTTTCtggtatcatataagcaagaattCAGTTATAGTACGAGTGTGATTTACACTAGTATAAAAAGTGGTGTTACTCCAttctttgaaataatgttaataatttatgttttttgtaaaatataaaggtAGAAAAGGAAAAGGTCATGTTAATATTATGGATGAGATTTGTACTAGAAATTTATTTATGGtgtttttagtgtaaataaaatactGATATCTAAGTTGATTTGCTGTTTGGTTCATTCTGACTTAATTATATTCACATTAGAATACTGGCTTCGACTCCATTGGTTTGAGggaaaaaaatactgaataaaaacatCCAAAATAACAGGTAAATATTCTGTTCCCCATCTATCTGTGTTTTCCACTTTAGTTTCTGACCAGGAATGGTCTGTCTTGACTTTTGCTACTTTCTGGTTTTCCCATTGTGTCAGGTTTTTTGACTCCCCTGCCCTCTTTGTTTGTCTAACTTACCTGAATTGGTCCTtgatattcagtgatgtcgagaaacccacttgctgagaaatatatatgcaaaaatggctcatttgggttgagaaaatattttacgtagaagagcgaacaacgtttcaaccttcttcggtcatcgtcaggttccccATGCTCTTACCCTACCTTCCTTTGAATCATTAGGTTTCTTTTTCTCATACCATCtgttcattaaactgtatttcttCCTCATTTTATCTGTGGTCTTTGGTGTTCCAAATTccatttcattactttatattcTTCTTTAATTGGATTTTGCTTTTCTCCAGAAAATGGCTGTGGTAAATAGTGTGAAAGTGTATTTACTTCTGTATCTCTTTCATCCATTCTCATCTTTATTCTGGTTTGGAACCCTATCAGCTCCTGTTCACTTAGTCTATTGTTATTTAGCCTACTCTTCTTccattcatttttgaaaattccATCCTTTCTGTCCCCAGACTCCTTTGTATACTTGCAGTCTTTCCTCTCCAACTCTTACTGGATAGTTtatctgttttgtgtattttttatttgattaagaaGCATATCATTGTTTCCAGGTTTCCTTTCATCAAATTTGTCACCAGACATACAAACAAACTTCCATTATTCTTTGGAGAAGGATATTCTTGCCCATCCTTCATGGGTCTAGTTTAGTACCTACTGTCTACTGTTCTAGCAAGACGTGAGCagatttttatgtattgtatttgaagttaatatcCCCCAgcactgaaaatatatattcaaaaattactcaTTTTTGCTCAAAATTCCCACACTTTTTCCCCACTTCTGGTGCATCTAACATTCCTGTCTGAGCTGAAAATGATGATTGAATAATTGATATAGAGAGGTATGGTAGAAACCTCAAGGTTAAAGGTGAGTGAAAACGTCTGCAGGTAAAGGACATTATTGAATCAGGAAAGCTTGACGTGAGAAGGGTGaatatttattggaaataaagttttggtgaacatgttacttttttttgtattaataaaatccCAACTTTCAAAgtcacaaataatattaaattttttaccaTTTGATGAATTGTCAAAAAAATATTGTAGTAACCCTTTCAGTGAGCTTTTTTCAGGTGTGGAGCTCACACCTGTGtatcttatttcaaaatttaagtataatgtttataattctaACAACTTTGTCTTAGAATTATCTTAAAATTGATAGTTTgtcatttcataacatttattgtaatggaatttgtaaaaatatacaatttttaagaAAGCACAGAGGAAGTGGCTTGATATACCATGGTTTGGTGTATTTGATATGTGGTGGAAAGAAACAACACTTAAGGTTCTAGTCATTtgaatatttctacttttatagCTGTAGAGAAAACTAAATCAAATGTTCTCATAACATTGAATTCAatgtattaaacattcagaaactATATTCATAGTTACTCCAATTATTTATAGTAGAGACAGTTGTATAAGTTCTGTTGGAATAAAAAGGCATCCAGCCAAGCATGTCTGTGTAAATAAATAGTggcaaaataatttaatgttggaCCATCtccttcacaacaaacaaaaagaaaaaattacatctaAGTTCACCACATAAGTAATACAAAAAGatgacaatataaatataaattaaacattgtgGGTGCAACACAAACTTTCATCCTGATACAgatgaaactattttataatgGATCACAGGTCTAAAATATCAGTTAAGTGTATAAGCAGTACCTTTAAAGAaggtatgaaaatatttttaagaaagtaaaacattataGATACTAAAAGAaattccatgccattacagacaGAACTGTAACATAGTGAGACATAATCTTAAAACCAAAATACCATAAAGAttaggaaaagaaagaaaaagaaaactataaaagttataccaacaaattaaaaaaatatcacaacaacaacatttacaaATAGTTGTGTTCAAATATTGACAAATATGGGTATTCCATGAATTTAAGTTGGAATATATTTCCAACTGGCAATCTACTAAACCATCCATAGTTAGTGAAGTCatatatcttataaatattaGGGGAATACAATTACAGAAattcaattatttgttttatcctACCAgattctgattttttttgtgcttttaaataaataaagaaacaataatccaagatatttcattacaaaaaataacagcACTCATTTCTAGAATCAGCTCACTTTGACTGACATGTTGTGTGTGGTAGTTATATGTTAACTGATATGTTGTGTATGGTAGTTATCTGTTAACTGAGGAGGGGAAAACTTATaatcataaaaatacaacaaaaacttcACCCATGTTAGTCGAGTGCTGAGCCATTATTCTTTTTACGAACTGAAATGACAGCTTTTTATTTTGGGAATCAGAAGCTATTTTTCTTCTAATACTTCTATACTTAGTTACCAACTAATGAATGGCATTCTGCACAGAGCTCTCAGGAagtaaagtttgtgttttttcaaGCAACTCTTTGCATCCAAACTGAAGAAACTTCAAAATGTGTGCATATTAACAGAATAGAAAATATGTAGTAATATTCTGCCTGctacatgtttaatatatcatTGTATAAGGCAGAGTTTTATTCCCCTTTACttcataaaatacaattacttattacagtgttttgaacgttctctttgtgtgtgtgttaaaattgGTCACTCAACTACAAGTTTCTCTTCATTATTAATAAGAATTTATGTTTCATCTTATCGGTACTTATTTTACACGTGTTTTACTACCTCTGTTGTACTGACAACCATTTTCATGTTTCTGCCACTGTAAGAAACCTTGACAAAAGTTGTCTCTAAGTATTGTAACCATTGCTTGTTTAAGAATGTGTTACCCAGGTCATTTTATAATCTGCAATAGACATTTTTTGAAGGATAATGACATAATAACTGTATCATTAATTctagatttggtttggtttatgaTGTATGTATAACTTTTCAAAGATGATTtggatattttttaaagttaactgtttgttaaactttaattaaaattattagttactgaattgctatatatatataatattgttagtaattcatttgtttctttaaatttatcttttaattcTAGATACAAAGACCTACTTGAACAACTGTTGTGGAAAGCAGTTTCCTGAGCATAGTACGATAGcagaaaaattttcattttataagtccAAAAATTACAAATCTTTGAATCCAAGTGGtgttaatatatttgataaaacattGTCAAGgataaataatcaaacaaagcATAATGTTTCCCTTAATGAAGGTGAACCAAACTATAATGCTGAGTTTGATAAAGAATTGGAAAGAAACAATTATGTGAAAACACACATTGATAAGAAACAACACGGTTGTgtagtgtgtggaaaacagtttgtaaCACAGGGTACTTTAAAAATACATCTGAggatacatactggggagaaaccatacaattGTTTAGTGTGTAATAAAGGATTTCGAAGCAGTAGTCAGGTGAAACAACATGAGAGAGTACACACTGAGGAGAAACCACATACTTGTATAGTGTGTGATAAAAAATTTAGGAGAAAAAATCATCTCAAAACACATGAAAAGGTGCACACTGGAGAGAAGCCATACAACTGTTTAGTGTGTGGTAAAGAATTTGGAAGTAATAATGAACTTAGAAGGCATGAGaggatacacactggggagaaaccatatgGTTGTGTAGAATGTggaaaacattttgtatcaaGTACTTGCTTAAAAGATCATGTGAGGATACACACTGGAGAAAAACCTTACACTTGTGTAGTGTGTAATAAAGGATTTCGAAGCGgtaatcaattaaaaaaacatgagaggatacacactggagagaaaccttacagttgtataGTTTGTGACAAAAAATTTAGAAGTAAAAGTCAACTTAATGGACATGAGAAGGttcacactggagagaaaccttttAATTGTCTTGTGTGTGGAAGAGAATTTGGGAGTAATTATGAACTTAAAAGAcatgaaagaatacacactggagagaaaccttacagttgtttAGAGTGTGGTAAAGAATATGGAAGAAGTAGTCAACTTAAAACCCATCAAAGGAcacatactggagagaaaccatatagTTGTTTAGTGTGTGGGAAAACATTTGCAAGAAATAATTATCTAAGGGTTCACCAAAGAAAACATACTGGAGAAAAACCATATAGTTGTGTAGAATGTGGCAAGAAATTTGGAAGTAATGATAGACTTAAAGTACATAAAAGGATACACACTGGAGAAAAACCCTACAGCTGTGTAGTGTGTCACAAAGAATTTGCAAGAAATAATGATCTTAAAATACACCAtaggatacacactggagagagaCCATACAGTTGTGTTGTTTGTGGTAAAAAATGTATTAGTAATAGCCAACTTAAAATACATCAGAGGACACATACTGGTGAGAAATCTGTACTGGTTTGTAGTGTATAACAAACAATTGTCACATTTTTAAAACCTCACCAAGCAATACACactgttaaaagaaacaaaacacagttcTGTAGTATGTGTTAAATAATTCAGTAGAAATTGTAATATTCAAAGTTATCAAAGATTACATGCAGGAGAGAAACTGTGTAGTTGTTTAGTGTGTGGTAAAGAATAATGATAAAAGAAAACCACATACATAATGTATATGTAGGTAGTGTATGATGAAAAATCTCGAACAAATAATGATATCTCCCATTGGTACGGAGGTAAGTATATGGATTTAAGATGCTCAcgtcagaggtttgattccccacagtggactcagcaaatagccctaTCTGGCTTTGgagtaagaaaacacaaataatgacCAAACGTTGTTtactcttctacgtaaaatattttctcgacccaaatgagccgtttttgcatatatatttctcaacaagtgggttttctcaacatcactgagaAACCAAGTCAGTGACAAATTAGAAACTTTATTGGACCATAGAGTTATTGGCTAGAGTTTGACATAAAGTAATATCTTCAAGTGATATCGTTTATAAAGTATTGTcagattttataaaaatgtaccaAGACTGTGAATATCGTTATTACCTTTGGGGCAAATATAAGATCCtgaaaaaagttaaataagtgAAAAACATTACTAGAAGTTCAATAAAGGCAAGAAATTGGTTTGATATGTAAAGAATGAGAATAAATTCTTGCATTGGATAATATTACCCAATGAGACATACCAGTTAATGAATGGAAATTggataaaaaattatgta from Tachypleus tridentatus isolate NWPU-2018 chromosome 1, ASM421037v1, whole genome shotgun sequence harbors:
- the LOC143230725 gene encoding uncharacterized protein LOC143230725 — encoded protein: MEVLKTSNVKTEPISEEENALLDVKFLKNEAMKTSFSLAREADYPEEGSSVTVSDFKIKEEKYDELQKETENTVVKTEPSDDSTKDNIISKFSESDDETVDCSQHDVMSLKSEPKEEFQQINSELEGLSDTKTYLNNCCGKQFPEHSTIAEKFSFYKSKNYKSLNPSGVNIFDKTLSRINNQTKHNVSLNEGEPNYNAEFDKELERNNYVKTHIDKKQHGCVVCGKQFVTQGTLKIHLRIHTGEKPYNCLVCNKGFRSSSQVKQHERVHTEEKPHTCIVCDKKFRRKNHLKTHEKVHTGEKPYNCLVCGKEFGSNNELRRHERIHTGEKPYGCVECGKHFVSSTCLKDHVRIHTGEKPYTCVVCNKGFRSGNQLKKHERIHTGEKPYSCIVCDKKFRSKSQLNGHEKVHTGEKPFNCLVCGREFGSNYELKRHERIHTGEKPYSCLECGKEYGRSSQLKTHQRTHTGEKPYSCLVCGKTFARNNYLRVHQRKHTGEKPYSCVECGKKFGSNDRLKVHKRIHTGEKPYSCVVCHKEFARNNDLKIHHRIHTGERPYSCVVCGKKCISNSQLKIHQRTHTGEKSVLVCSV